The genomic region GAAAAGAAAATTTTCCTTTCTTTATGGTTTATGTATTGGATTATTATCTAATTGTGCTGCGGTGTTCACTAATGAGCCTTCTTCATTAGTTTACGTGCTTAGAAAACGATTTTAAAGCTTTTTAAGAAGCTTTTACAAAATTTATTACAATAGTGTTTAATATTATTTAAAAGCCTGTATAAACTCTTTTAATTAAGAGGTTTTTAATAGGTTTAAATTATTTTAGATATACAAACAATAGTTTATATTGATTGTATCCAAAATAGACCGAAAACCACGAGAAGAAAATAAATTGCTGTTCTTCCTGCACCACGATAATCCTGTAAAATTCTTAACCCGATAAGTAGAATTAAGAAAAGGACTCCAGTAATAATTAATCCTATTTCGCTTAAGGAGATATCTTGATCAACAATTATATCATAAATTCCCAAAGCTAGAATTGAGGTTACAATTATCTCAAGACCTAAAATGATAATTAATGATAATTTCACCAAAAAAGGTGGTAGATGGTTTTTATACATTAATACATAATCCTTGAGAGTTTTATTCCAAACAAATAATTTTTCATAAGCAGAAATAATTATTGTTAACAGCAAAAAAACTAAAATTAAAATGGGACCTGAATAAGTAATCAATAGAAAGAATTTTTAACGAAAGGTAAAATTACTACCTTTTTATAATTAATTCCTAATTTTCAACATGTTAACTACTTTTAAGCAGATTTATGAATAAGACGAGTAAGTCCTATTGCTAGGTCTGTTAAAATGACTTTACCATTACCATTTCTTTCAATATGGTAAATAGCCTTCTCTATTTCATCACTGATAGGTTGAATACGATGACCTTCTATAAATGGAGCAAACTTTTCTAATTTAAAATCGGGCATTTGCGGTGTTAAATAAACTGCACTTTTTGCCTTATAATTAAGCAGCATTGCTTGTCTAAAGTATTCTAGACAGTACAATAGAAATCGTTTTTGGGTTTCTCGATTAGTTGCGGCTACCATATCTGCCCAAGCAATTAAATCATTAATAGCTGACTTGCGTCCACGTGCTGCAAATGCAGTACGCACCCAAGTCACAAACCATTTTTCAAAATCAATATCTTCAGATATATTATTTATGGATTGAACAGCTTTATTATAATCACCATTAGACTGTCTTGCAATCTGTTGGGCACGAGTTATTTCTAATCCATTTCTTTCAATTAGTCCGTTAGCGATAGATTCACTATTTAATTTAGGAACATGTAAAAGCTGGCATCTCGATTTTATCGTATTAATAATTTGATCCTCATCTTCAGCAATAAGTAAGAATACCGTTTTTGCTGGCGGCTCTTCAATTAATTTCAATAATTTGTTAGAAGCTTCAGTATTTAACTTATCAGCACCCCAAATAATTAAAACCTTATATCCACCTTCATAAGATTTAAGACTTAATTTAGATACAATCCTTTTAGCCTCATCTACACCTATCTTACTTTGCTTTTTTTCAATTTCTATGGCTTGATACCAGTCTGCTAGACTTCCATAGGGTTGTGTTGTTAAGAATTCTCGCCATTCGGCTATATAGTCATCAGATACTGCTTTATCTTTAATACGTGCATTATTTGCGACTGGATAAGCAAAATGTAAATCTGGATGTGCGATTTGATCCATTTGTGTATCACATCTATCATTATCTTCACTACATAATATACTTCTCGCATACACTAGTGCTAGCGGTAATACACCGCTACCTGTAGGACCTATCATTAATTGTGCGTGTGCAATCCTACCGTTAATAACAGTCGTTTGTAAATGTCTCTTTAAATGTTCTAGACCTATGATATCTTGATATCGCATATTGCAAATATAAAAGTATAGGCGCGAGGTTGTATCATAACCGCTATATTTGTCACCATTCACAACATATAACTATGAAGACGATTAACGATATCAATTTTAAGGATAAAAAAGCCCTAGTAAGAGTAGACTTTAATGTACCTCTCAATGATAATTTTGAAGTGACAGATACCACTCGTATCCACGCAGCAAAAGATACCATCATTAAAATATTAGAAGATGAAGGATCTGTCATATTAATGTCACATCTAGGTCGTCCTAAAGGAAATCAAGAGGAATTTTCATTAAAGCATATTGTAGCAGCAGCTACAGATATCTTAGGTGTACAAGTTAAATTTGTCGAAGATTGTATAGGTGATGCTGCTCAACAAGCAGCTGCAAATTTGCAACCTTGTGAGGTTTTATTGTTAGAAAACCTAAGGTTTTATAGTGAAGAAACTGCTGGTGATGCCTCTTTCGCGAAAGCGTTATCTCAATTAGGTAACGTTTATGTAAACGACGCATTTGGTACCGCACATAGAGCACATGCTTCTACAGCAATAATTGCTCAATATTTTGATGAAAAATGCTTTGGTCACTTAATGACAAGAGAGATTGAGAGCTTGAATAAAGTGCTGGAAACTCCAGATAAACCAGTTGTGGCTATTTTAGGAGGCGCAAAAGTTTCATCAAAAATTACCGTTATTGAGAATATACTGGATAAGGTAGATGATCTTATTATCGCAGGTGGTATGGCATACACTTTTATTAAAGCACAAGGTGGAAAGATAGGAGACTCTCTTTGCGAAGATGATAAAATGGAACTAGCACTTGAAATACTTGAAAAAGCCAAATCAAAAAATACAAATATACATTTACCAGTAGACGCTATCACTGCCGATGCCTTTTCTGAACATGCAACTATAGATAATGCGGCTATAGATGCTATACCTAACGGTTGGATGGGATTAGATATAGGAGAAAAATCTAGATCACAATTTCATACAGTATTAATGCAGGCCAAAACCATCTTGTGGAATGGTCCAGCAGGTGTTTTTGAATTAGAGCCTTTTTCACATGGAACAATTTCTCTAGGAAAATCTGTCGCTGCGTCTACTGCAGCAGGAGCATTTTCTTTAGTAGGTGGTGGTGACTCAGTTGCAGCAGTAAAGCAATTTGGTTTTGATAATCAAGTAAGTTATGTCTCAACCGGTGGTGGTGCCATGCTAGAAATGCTAGAAGGTAAAACTCTACCTGGTATAGCCGCTATATTAGATTAATTCTTAAATCCATACATGTATAAATTCTTTTTAACATTTTTTGCGTTATCTATGGTGACTATGGCGCAAGTCTCACCGGATAGTACTAGTACTACCGGACGCATAATTACCTATGAAGAATTCAAAAAAAATCAGCTAAAAGAACAACAAAATGTAGCAATAGGAGACACGATTAAACCTTCTATAGAGGTAGTAACTGATACTATTTCTGTGGCGAATATACCGGTAATAACAGTTGAAACCGCTGGAATTAATGAATATCCAGAGGTTGATGAATTTGACGAGAAGTTACTTAAAGAACTGTATAACAATGATATGTATGACTATATGTATGATGAAGTTATACAAATGGATTATAGTGAGGCTGTAATGAAATCCTTACCTACAGACACGCTTAAAGCGCGTCTTAAACGTATTAATGAAACCACGCCTTTTCAAATAGACTATAATCCAGTATTAGAACAATTAATTAATAGGAAACTCAGTCATCAACGCATCTATATGGAGCGTTTGATGACCTTAAGCGATTACTATTTTCCATTATTTGAGGAAATGCTAGATAAATATGATATCCCTTTAGAGATGAAGTATCTGGCCGTTGTAGAAAGTGCATTAGATCCTAGAGCAAAAAGTAGAGTAGGTGCTACTGGATTATGGCAATTCATGTTTGCTACTGGTCGTGATTTTGATCTTGAAGTTAACTCTTATGTAGATGAACGCATGGACCCTATAAAATCTACAGAGGCTGCTTGTAAATTTTTAAAGAGTTTATATAATATTTATGGAGATTGGGATCTAGCACTTGCCGCTTATAATTCTGGTCCAGGTAACGTGAATAAAGCCATTAGACGCAGTGGTGGATATAAAAACTACTGGAATCTAAGACCTTATTTACCACGAGAAACGGCTGGCTATGTGCCTGCTTTTCAAGCAATGGTATATTTATACACCTATGCAAGCGAGCATGGTTTTCAACCAGCACAAACAGCTTATAAAACTATAGCGACTGATACGATACGTGTAAAAAAAATGATTTCGTTAGAGCACGTGGCACAATTTACTGATGAGGATATGGAGACCATTCAATTTCATAATCCTAGTTATAAATTAGACATCATCCCAGCAGTGTCCGGTAGAAATTATTATTTGAGATTACCAGTTAGAGCTGCAGGTAAATTTGTGAGCAGTGAGGATGCGGTATACGCTTTTGCGAAAGCAGAATTTGACAAAAAAGAAAAACCTTTACCAGAACTCGTTAAAGCAGAGTCTCGCGTCGTTTATCGAGTTAAAAATGGAGACTATCTAGGTAAAATTGCTAATAAATATGGGGTGAAAGTTAGTCAATTGAAAAGGTGGAACAGCTTGCGCAGTTATAATCTAAAAATAGGTCAGCGGTTATATATTCACCCACGTAAGCCCATAACAAGTAGCGCTACCAGTACAAAAAAAACACCTGGTAGTTATAGAGTAAAAAGTGGTGATAGTTTATGGAAAATTGCAAACACCTATGGCATAACTATTGCTCAAATTAGAAAATTGAATCCAGGTAAAACAGAAGATTTGCAACCAGGTACCACTTTAAAACTTAAATAATACGTTTATGAAATCCATACTTTACATATTTATCTTATTGATTACTCTTACGAGTTGTAACGATGCGCCCGTAATTGTAACAGATAGTGCCGGTAGAATGAATGATATTTTATTAGTAATTGATAACGATTTATGGGAGAATGAAGTAGGTGATAGTATTAGACAGATTTTAGCAGCACCTGTAGATGGACTAGTTCGTGAAGAACCACAGTTCTCTCTTAATCAAATAGAACCAGATTCTTTTGCAGGATTATTAATGAAAAATCGTAATTATTTAAAGGTTGAAGTTTCTAATAAAGAACCTGGTGTAAGTGTTACTACTGGTTTATATGCAAATCCACAGACCGGTGTTATTATAAGAGGTAAGGACGCTGCTGGCATTATAGAGCAAATCGTTAATAATGCACAACAAATTAAAACCATATTTAATGATGGTGAGATTAAGGAAAAGCAACGCTTAATGAAAAAAGTAGGGCTTAATGTAGATCAAATTAAAGAACGATTCAATATTGAATTAATAGCCCCTAGATCTTACCGTTATGCAGCACCAGATGATAAGGATTTTTTCTGGCTGCGACGTAACATTAAAGAAGGTACAATGGATATTATGATTTATGAAGTGGGTCGTCATAAGATCCCTCAAGATTCTAATGTAGTAGCTAGCATTACTAAGGTAAGAGATTCTGTAGGTTCTTTAAAAGTACCAGTAGATAATGGAAAATTTATCACAGAACGCGCATTCTCGCCTTATGTAAATGAAAGTCAGGTGGATGGTAAATTTGCTTATGAAACTAAGGGATTATGGGAAGTAAGCGGACAGTTTATGTCTGGACCTTTTCTTAATTATGCTATTTATAATGAAGAAAAGAACAACTGGTTAGTTATAGAAGGTTACATTTTTGCGCCTAGTGCAAAACAACGCAATTACCTTTTTGAACTAGAATCAATATTGAAAAGTGTGAAATTTATATCACAAGAAGATTAAATAATTCTTTGTGATTGCACATAAAAAAAGCCCTTTTAACCATGTTAAAAGGGCTTTTTTATAAAATATGATTTAGACTAGTTGTTAGAGTCTATTTGATCATTATTTGCTTTGTCTTCTTTAGTAGCGTCTTTAAATTCTTTAATTCCACCACCTAGACCGCGCATTAATTCAGGTATTTTTTTACCTCCAAAAATTAATAACACTACTAGCGCTATTAATATAATACTACCATAACCAGGCATTCCTAAAATAAAGTTTGCTAACATAATATGTGTTTTAAAAACAGTACAAAGATACGATGAACTCAATCAAACTTTGATAAATGACGTTAAAATTACTTATTTTATAAAAAGTATAAGCTTAGCCCGTGTAAAACTGGCTTGAATCATATAAAATAGACAATTTTTAATTCTACTTATAGTTGATGAATAGTTAGAATAGCATTGCATAGAAATAACGTGCGAGCTATTATATTATTTTATCTTTGAATTTCGTTATAAACGCTCATGGCTATTAAAAAAGAAAAAGGAAAACTGAAGAGAAAATGGTTGCATCGTTATCGTATGGTGGTGCTCAACGATGATACCTTTGAAGAACGTTTTTCATTAAACTTAACCAGGTTAAATGTCTTTATAGTTACTGTACTATCTGCTATAATTCTTATAGGAGTAACCACGGTTTTAATAGCATTTACACCTTTAAGGGAGTTTATACCTGGATATGCCAGTACTAAGCTTACTAAAGATGTTATAACACTAGAAAATAAAACAGATTCTTTACTGACCTCAATTCAATTACAGCAACAAAAATATGATCGCATTCAAATGGTGTTAAGTGGTAACATCACTGCAGCAGAATATGCCAGAATAGACAGTATTGCAAAAGTAGAAACTGCAAATCAAGAGAATTTACCTATTCCTATTGAAGAAGATAGCTTATTGCGAGAGGAAGTGGACCGTGAAGATAAATACAATGTCATAGAAGGAGCGACTAGTCGTACTAATTTTGTGTTTTTTACACCAGTGACAGGTACAATATCAGATGGGTTCAACGCTCAAAAAAAACATTATGCTGTTGATATCACCTCTGCAGCAAATGCACCTGTAAAAGCAGCAGCAGATGGGACAGTTATATTTGCGGGATGGAGTACGGATACAGGAAATACAATTCTTATGGAACATTCATATGGTGTTATCACAGTTTATAAGCACATGGCTACTTTAAATAAAAAGCAAAACGATCAAGTGCAAGCTGGTGAGGTGATAGGAATTGTAGGTAATACAGGTGAATTAACTAATGGACCCCATTTACATTTTGAATTGTGGATGGATGGCTATCCACAAGACCCAACTAATTTTATTAACTTTCAATAATGTCAATAAAATCAATCGCAGCAAAGGTTTTTGCAGCTATCATTGATAGGCAAACCCATAAATGGTCTAGTCAACCTGTGGCTACTCAAGAAAAGGTCTTTAAACACCTTATTAAAACTGCCCGAGATACGGCTTTTGGTAAAGCTCATTCTTTTGACAATATTGATACACATTCCAGATTTGTTAAAAATGTTCCCGTACGAGATTATGAAGAGTTAAGACCATTTGTAGATAGAGTCGTGGCCGGAGAATCAGATATTTTATGGCCAGGTAAACCATTATATTATGCAAAGACATCTGGAACTACTAGCGGCGCAAAATATATCCCTATTACTAAGGAGTCTATGCCGGAGCATGTAAAGGCTGCTCGTAATGCAATTTTAAGTTACATCCACGAGACAGGTAAAGCAGCTTTTGTAGATCACAAAATGATTTTCTTGCAAGGTAGTCCAGAGATGGAAGATAAGAATGGTGTCCAGTTAGGTAGATTAAGTGGAATTGTCGCACATTATGTTCCTGGATATTTACAAAAAAATCGTTTGCCTTCATGGGAAACCAACTGTATTGAAGATTGGGAAACTAAGGTTGAGGCCATCATTGATGAAACCTTACCTCAAAACATGGGTATTATTTCTGGAATCCCTAGTTGGGTACAAATGTATTTTGAACGCATTGTACAACGCACTGGTAAAAAAGTAGGTGATGTATTTCCAGATTTTAATCTCTTTATTTATGGTGGTGTTAACTTTGAACCATATAGGCCAAAATTTGAGCAACTTATAGGAAGAAAAGTAGATAGCATTGAGCTTTTTCCGGCAAGCGAAGGATTTTTTGCATATCAAGATAAACAAGATGTAAAAGGCATGCTTTTACTCTTAGATGCTGGAATTTTTTATGAATTTATTCCTGCAGATCAATTCTTTGAAGATAATGCACCACGATTAACTATAGGTGAGGTGGAGATCGGTGTGAATTATGTGCTTATTATTTCTACAACAGCTGGTTTATGGGCTTACAATATAGGAGATACGATTGCTTTCACTTCTACTAATCCATACCGTGTTATTGTCACCGGTCGTATTAAACATTATATAAGTGCAAGTGGAGAACATGTTATAGGTAAAGAAGTAGAACATGCTATGGAAGAAGCCGCTGCCATACACAATGTTGTGATTAATGAATTTACTGTCGCACCACAACTTGCCCCAGGTAATGATGAATTACCTTATCACGAGTGGTTTATCGAATTTGATGAAAAACCTAAAGATTTAGAAGCCTTTAAAGCAACATTAGATCTTAAAATGCGGGAACAAAATAGTTACTATGATGATTTAATCGTTGGTAAAGTGTTGCAACCACTTATCATAAAGCAAGTTGATAAAAATGGATTTAAACAATATATGAAAACGATAGGTAAACTAGGAGGACAAAATAAATTGCCACGACTATCTAATGACCGTAAAATTGCTCAAGTATTAGAACAATTACTTCATAATTAATTTTCTGATTATAAATTTACAATCTTATAACAGCGGCATTTAACGCATAGCGCTGTATAGACTAGTTAAATAACTATCTTTGCTAGGAAATTTATTATATGCCTATACTTAACGTAGAACCACGCACAAGAGCCCAAGAAAGTACTAATGCCATTGAACGCATGTATATCACTATGCGACATTTATTTAATCGTGGCTTTTATAAACCTATGGGTGTGAGTGGAGAATCATTAAGAGAATCACTACTTACCTTAAGACCAGAAATCTATGGATCTATTGCTGAAGAGAAAATAGAACTAAGCGGTTTACTTTATGTGATGGATCGTTTACCAGAAGGTATAGAAGAGTGTTCTTATATCAATTTAACCAGTGATGAAGGTTATCAAGGTTCACATTTTAAAGCTATCATCCCTAAAAAAAGACGTCGCAACTGTTATCGTATCGATAAGCACCAGATGAATATTGAGGTCACTCGAGGACGCTCAGAAATATATGATATACTGACGCACCTTACTTTTCTTATGATAGAATCTCATAAGATCATGAAACAGGTTTTAGTAGGTGATAATGGCAGTACTACACGCGACTGGAAATGTCTTGAAGCTGTAATAGGAAAAACTAAACTCACACAACAAGAGAAAGAAGTTGCCGTGACACATGTGGCCACTATTTTGGGACGCACTTTTGAAGAAGTAATGAGTGTTTACAACGATTTTGCAACGTCTAAAAATCCACATCAGTTTTTAAGTACCATCTATCATTTAGGAAATCTTGCAAAAAAAGAAATTTTAGAAGGAGAAAAGAGATTAGTCACATTCTCTCCTGTTTTAAGAGAACGTCTAGGTCACCATATTCATGGAGATAAATGGGCGTTACGTATCAAGCAACATTTAGTAGATAACAACTTATTCCATAGGCCATTGCACATTATTAGTGCAAACTTGCACAGTGTCATGAATTCACTTTATGGACCTAAAGCGCTCGAGGCAAAACTTAAAAACAACGACCGCATGGAGTTGTTTGCAACACTTAGTAATGACGCTGCAAAAAAAGATCGTGACGCTATTAAAAAGCACGCGCTCGCAAATGGAATGTCCTACCTTAAGGATGAAAGTGGTACTAATATAGACGTACAGATTTTTGATATGTCTCAGTGTCAGTACATGGATGTAGACTTTTGTTCAGTTAGCTTCCGCGAAAGCGAGGACAACACAAAACCAGTGCTCATTGTAATGGATTATGCTTTTGGAGAACAAGCATATGAAACTATGGATGAATTATTAAAACCGTATAAAGATGAGAACGGTAAGCTACATTTAATGAATATGAAGTCTATCAATATTATGGGTAAGGCTGGTATTCTAGAAGGTGATAAAGGCGATATAATGGTTCCAGATGCACACGTTTTTGAAGGTACTGCAGATAACTACCCGTTTAAAAATAAACTAACTAAAAAAGATTTAAAAACTGATGGTATCAATGTAGTAGCTGGCTCTATGGTTACTGTACTAGGTACATCATTACAAAATAAAGATTTATTACAGTTTTTCTATAGTTCGAGCTGGCGTGTGATAGGTCTAGAGATGGAAGGTGCCCACTATCAAAAAGCCATACAGGCCGCCTCTAGAGTGCGTCGCAGTATCAATAAAAAAATTAATGTGCGATATGCTTATTATGCTAGTGATAACCCATTAAAAACGGGTCATACACTCGCTAGTGGTGGACTAGGTCTTACAGGAGTTAAACCAGTATATGTTATTACTGAAAAAATCCTAGAGCAGATTATGGAAAACAGCATCACACCAGAAATAAGTACAGAAGTATAATTTAAGCTTACTCTTATCGTTTCTAGAAAGAAGTAAACTTCAATTATATTTGAATAAATAAAACCTTCGTTTTTCATGGAAAACCAACCACAGAATAATCAAGAGCAAGAAGTAGATTTAGTTCCTGTTTTTGTCTGGATTAGTAATGGATTTAAAAACCTTTTTACCGGTATAGGTAAAGTGTTTAAAGGTATTAGCCATTTCCTTATCTTATTTCTGATTTTTATTCAGAAAAATTTAATCATCATAGCAATTACCTCTATTGCCGGTATTGCTTTAGGTTGGTATTTAAACTTAAAATCTAGTGATCAATTTACCGCGCAGGTAGTTGTACAGCCCAATTTTAAAAGTGCTGGACAATTAATTTCTAATATTAATTATTATCAATCATTAGTTGAACAAGAAGATTTTGAAAAACTAGCCCAAGAACTTAATACTTCTAAGGATAAAACTTCAAAAATCACTTCACTAAGTATACGTCCAGAGTTTAATGATACAGAGTTGTTAGAAGAGTATGATCAGTTAGCAAGAAAATCTGACACTATGGCTTTAGAAAACTTCAGTTTTGAGGGTTTTAAAGCAGCAAAACGTGATCAAGATTATAAATTTCAATTAATTGAAGTAGCGTCTATGGATAGAACTGTTCTTGAAAATGTAATTGATAATGTTATAAAAGTAAAAGAAAACTCCATTATTAAGGCAGAGCAACAAGCGCTTAAAGAAACAGTAGATTTTGACCTCAAATCTATGAATTATCAGTTGATAGAGCTAGATTCTCTAATCGCAGCTTATCAAACTGCAATTAAATCTAGTGATGTTCAAGGTGGAAATGGTACTAACTTATACTTAGGAGATCAAAAACCATCGGAAGCATTAAAAAACCTCTTTGATCAAAAAAGAAATCTACTTTATCAAATGTCTAGTGTAAGACAAGATAAGTATAGCTATAACAATACTATTAATGTGATATCT from Nonlabens arenilitoris harbors:
- a CDS encoding M23 family metallopeptidase, whose translation is MAIKKEKGKLKRKWLHRYRMVVLNDDTFEERFSLNLTRLNVFIVTVLSAIILIGVTTVLIAFTPLREFIPGYASTKLTKDVITLENKTDSLLTSIQLQQQKYDRIQMVLSGNITAAEYARIDSIAKVETANQENLPIPIEEDSLLREEVDREDKYNVIEGATSRTNFVFFTPVTGTISDGFNAQKKHYAVDITSAANAPVKAAADGTVIFAGWSTDTGNTILMEHSYGVITVYKHMATLNKKQNDQVQAGEVIGIVGNTGELTNGPHLHFELWMDGYPQDPTNFINFQ
- a CDS encoding GH3 auxin-responsive promoter family protein encodes the protein MSIKSIAAKVFAAIIDRQTHKWSSQPVATQEKVFKHLIKTARDTAFGKAHSFDNIDTHSRFVKNVPVRDYEELRPFVDRVVAGESDILWPGKPLYYAKTSGTTSGAKYIPITKESMPEHVKAARNAILSYIHETGKAAFVDHKMIFLQGSPEMEDKNGVQLGRLSGIVAHYVPGYLQKNRLPSWETNCIEDWETKVEAIIDETLPQNMGIISGIPSWVQMYFERIVQRTGKKVGDVFPDFNLFIYGGVNFEPYRPKFEQLIGRKVDSIELFPASEGFFAYQDKQDVKGMLLLLDAGIFYEFIPADQFFEDNAPRLTIGEVEIGVNYVLIISTTAGLWAYNIGDTIAFTSTNPYRVIVTGRIKHYISASGEHVIGKEVEHAMEEAAAIHNVVINEFTVAPQLAPGNDELPYHEWFIEFDEKPKDLEAFKATLDLKMREQNSYYDDLIVGKVLQPLIIKQVDKNGFKQYMKTIGKLGGQNKLPRLSNDRKIAQVLEQLLHN
- a CDS encoding ATP-binding protein; protein product: MRYQDIIGLEHLKRHLQTTVINGRIAHAQLMIGPTGSGVLPLALVYARSILCSEDNDRCDTQMDQIAHPDLHFAYPVANNARIKDKAVSDDYIAEWREFLTTQPYGSLADWYQAIEIEKKQSKIGVDEAKRIVSKLSLKSYEGGYKVLIIWGADKLNTEASNKLLKLIEEPPAKTVFLLIAEDEDQIINTIKSRCQLLHVPKLNSESIANGLIERNGLEITRAQQIARQSNGDYNKAVQSINNISEDIDFEKWFVTWVRTAFAARGRKSAINDLIAWADMVAATNRETQKRFLLYCLEYFRQAMLLNYKAKSAVYLTPQMPDFKLEKFAPFIEGHRIQPISDEIEKAIYHIERNGNGKVILTDLAIGLTRLIHKSA
- a CDS encoding lytic transglycosylase domain-containing protein, coding for MYKFFLTFFALSMVTMAQVSPDSTSTTGRIITYEEFKKNQLKEQQNVAIGDTIKPSIEVVTDTISVANIPVITVETAGINEYPEVDEFDEKLLKELYNNDMYDYMYDEVIQMDYSEAVMKSLPTDTLKARLKRINETTPFQIDYNPVLEQLINRKLSHQRIYMERLMTLSDYYFPLFEEMLDKYDIPLEMKYLAVVESALDPRAKSRVGATGLWQFMFATGRDFDLEVNSYVDERMDPIKSTEAACKFLKSLYNIYGDWDLALAAYNSGPGNVNKAIRRSGGYKNYWNLRPYLPRETAGYVPAFQAMVYLYTYASEHGFQPAQTAYKTIATDTIRVKKMISLEHVAQFTDEDMETIQFHNPSYKLDIIPAVSGRNYYLRLPVRAAGKFVSSEDAVYAFAKAEFDKKEKPLPELVKAESRVVYRVKNGDYLGKIANKYGVKVSQLKRWNSLRSYNLKIGQRLYIHPRKPITSSATSTKKTPGSYRVKSGDSLWKIANTYGITIAQIRKLNPGKTEDLQPGTTLKLK
- a CDS encoding twin-arginine translocase TatA/TatE family subunit yields the protein MMLANFILGMPGYGSIILIALVVLLIFGGKKIPELMRGLGGGIKEFKDATKEDKANNDQIDSNN
- a CDS encoding DUF6909 family protein produces the protein MPILNVEPRTRAQESTNAIERMYITMRHLFNRGFYKPMGVSGESLRESLLTLRPEIYGSIAEEKIELSGLLYVMDRLPEGIEECSYINLTSDEGYQGSHFKAIIPKKRRRNCYRIDKHQMNIEVTRGRSEIYDILTHLTFLMIESHKIMKQVLVGDNGSTTRDWKCLEAVIGKTKLTQQEKEVAVTHVATILGRTFEEVMSVYNDFATSKNPHQFLSTIYHLGNLAKKEILEGEKRLVTFSPVLRERLGHHIHGDKWALRIKQHLVDNNLFHRPLHIISANLHSVMNSLYGPKALEAKLKNNDRMELFATLSNDAAKKDRDAIKKHALANGMSYLKDESGTNIDVQIFDMSQCQYMDVDFCSVSFRESEDNTKPVLIVMDYAFGEQAYETMDELLKPYKDENGKLHLMNMKSINIMGKAGILEGDKGDIMVPDAHVFEGTADNYPFKNKLTKKDLKTDGINVVAGSMVTVLGTSLQNKDLLQFFYSSSWRVIGLEMEGAHYQKAIQAASRVRRSINKKINVRYAYYASDNPLKTGHTLASGGLGLTGVKPVYVITEKILEQIMENSITPEISTEV
- a CDS encoding DUF4837 family protein, whose protein sequence is MKSILYIFILLITLTSCNDAPVIVTDSAGRMNDILLVIDNDLWENEVGDSIRQILAAPVDGLVREEPQFSLNQIEPDSFAGLLMKNRNYLKVEVSNKEPGVSVTTGLYANPQTGVIIRGKDAAGIIEQIVNNAQQIKTIFNDGEIKEKQRLMKKVGLNVDQIKERFNIELIAPRSYRYAAPDDKDFFWLRRNIKEGTMDIMIYEVGRHKIPQDSNVVASITKVRDSVGSLKVPVDNGKFITERAFSPYVNESQVDGKFAYETKGLWEVSGQFMSGPFLNYAIYNEEKNNWLVIEGYIFAPSAKQRNYLFELESILKSVKFISQED
- a CDS encoding phosphoglycerate kinase, whose translation is MKTINDINFKDKKALVRVDFNVPLNDNFEVTDTTRIHAAKDTIIKILEDEGSVILMSHLGRPKGNQEEFSLKHIVAAATDILGVQVKFVEDCIGDAAQQAAANLQPCEVLLLENLRFYSEETAGDASFAKALSQLGNVYVNDAFGTAHRAHASTAIIAQYFDEKCFGHLMTREIESLNKVLETPDKPVVAILGGAKVSSKITVIENILDKVDDLIIAGGMAYTFIKAQGGKIGDSLCEDDKMELALEILEKAKSKNTNIHLPVDAITADAFSEHATIDNAAIDAIPNGWMGLDIGEKSRSQFHTVLMQAKTILWNGPAGVFELEPFSHGTISLGKSVAASTAAGAFSLVGGGDSVAAVKQFGFDNQVSYVSTGGGAMLEMLEGKTLPGIAAILD